TGTAGTATTTCTCTATTGGGTTTCCCTGATAGAGGATCTGGCCGTTTGGCTTTACCTCAATACCGGGCATGCGTTTGATGACGTCCGCAATTGTCCGGTCACCTTCTGCCTGGAATGCGCTGACCTGGTAATCGATCGTATCTTTCCGCAAAATAACGGGCGGTGCCTTCACCGTAAGTTCCTGCAGTTTCAATGCGCTTTCCTTCAAAACCAATTGTGTGGACTGTGTTCTGTTGGGGAGCGCAAACAGTCCGGCTTCGAATCCCAGCCGCGTCGCCTTGATCGTCAGCGAGTCGACCGATAGCGCTGCTTTCAGCGTAAAACTTCCGTCATCCCCACTGAAAGTGAAGGCTGATATTGTATTGCTTTTGTTAACGATAGCGATGTTCGCGTTCGGAATCGCCCTGCCGCGCTCATCCATCACCTTGCCCGATATCGTTGTTTGGGCGTAGGCATGGAAGCAGCCGATCTGAATGAGCAAAATCAGGGCTGAGATGATTTGCTTAGCTAATCCGACCTTCAATTCGTAAAAAACTCAATTGGGTTGTTGTTGGACTTTTGCTTTTGCTGCACTCGCTGGACTATTTCGCTTCGGCCTGATGTGAAAACAACGCCGGATTGTTCCGCTACGCCGATCGGGTTCGCCCGATATTCCTGCTGCTTTTTAAAAAATGTTCGCTTATCGGTTTTGACAGTTTTGGGCGTCTGATCATAAACGTCGCGCCGCGATTGCTTCAAACCATCTAAAACAAATTCGTATTGCTTTTTTGAATCGGCGAGGCGAACTATCAGGCCGGGTAATCCGCAAAACTTGTACGGACCTTCACTGACCGGCACGGTCTCGGTAAACCAGGCCTCCCATATCCTACCCCCAAATTCCGTAGTGGCCCGTTGGGCGGGGTAACCCGAAACTGTCGCTGTGTCTTGTGTCAGAACCCATTGCAAATGGCCCGGGACTTCGGTGTATGAAAAGTAATTATGATAGATTCGGTCTACTGTATGGGTCACATTGCAGCCGTGTTTCACAATGCTGAAATCGAAGTCGGTTGGATGTTGCCGAAGAAATGACATCAGATTTCGGCGATTTTCAGCAGCATCAGCTGCTGAGATTGCCGAATCCTGCAAATACCTGTTTTTACTCTTGAAAAGCGACTGCTCCTGTTTGATAAATAAAAAAAACGATTCCGTTTTGGAAACGGCGCTTGTACTATCGGGAAAAAATGTCAGCTGGAAAATGCAGGTGATATCGTAGGAAACAGGCGCGAACGCCTTATCCTGGCCCATTGTAAAGCGGCATGCCAACATCAGCATTGCTACACAAGCGAATCGAATCATATCACCTAATGTATGTTTTAAATATGAATATATTGTAATTTACTAATAGTACCTCATTGTCGGAAGTATTTCGGAGGATCAGCGTGCAAAAAATAGAAAGCAGATTCAGTTAGTACGAGAAGGCCATGAAATAAACTTGAAGCCCAAGGCTATTATATATCCAATTTCCTGTCGCCGGAAGCTAAAAAGTAACGGGATACAATGCCAAAAGTAAACCTGCTCAAGCAAAAATTACCAGCAGTTTCCCGCCGGTAATTTGCAGCTTAAACAACGTTGAGTATATGCCTTTTCGGACCGGTCAATGCCTGATTGAGACCTTGCAGGATTGTGTTGATCCGTCCTTTTGAGTTACCACGGCCATGTAAACGCCACCTGGGAATCCCGAAACATCGATTACTTCCGAACCAGGACTTTTGGACACGTACGCAACGTGTCCGTCCAGGCTGTAAAGTGTGATTTCCTTAATATTGGTAAGTGATATTCCCTTGATCGTGATGTTGTTTACTGCAGGGTTTGGGTAAACTGACAGTTTGAAAATGTGATCAAAGCGCAAATCCCTGATTGTGCTGTATGTGAAACTTCCATCTAAGTCCAGCATCCTGAGGCGATAAAAATTGCTGCCGTTTTCGGGATTCAGATGCGTGTAGGAATAATCCGTCGACGATGCGCTGGTTCCGGAGGCTGCGATCCGGCTTATTAAATTCCAGGTCTTTCCATTGGTGCTATGTTGCAGCTCAAAAGCAGCGCTGTTCACTTCGGAGCTGGTCTGCCAGGTCAGAAACGCACTGTTTTCCTGCCTGGTTGCTTCAAATAAAGTGAGCGTTACAGGCAGGGCACCTTCCGACTGTCCGGAGATAAAAAATCCACTAAATTCGGTGGCAGCAAATTTAACGGCGTAAATATTCCCGTTATCCAAAGTGGT
This Dyadobacter sp. UC 10 DNA region includes the following protein-coding sequences:
- a CDS encoding GLPGLI family protein, with amino-acid sequence MIRFACVAMLMLACRFTMGQDKAFAPVSYDITCIFQLTFFPDSTSAVSKTESFFLFIKQEQSLFKSKNRYLQDSAISAADAAENRRNLMSFLRQHPTDFDFSIVKHGCNVTHTVDRIYHNYFSYTEVPGHLQWVLTQDTATVSGYPAQRATTEFGGRIWEAWFTETVPVSEGPYKFCGLPGLIVRLADSKKQYEFVLDGLKQSRRDVYDQTPKTVKTDKRTFFKKQQEYRANPIGVAEQSGVVFTSGRSEIVQRVQQKQKSNNNPIEFFTN